Proteins from one Streptomyces sp. 840.1 genomic window:
- a CDS encoding acetyl-CoA C-acetyltransferase: MSTEAFVYDAIRTPRGRGKANGALHGTKPIDLVVGLIHEIRSRFPGLDPAAIDDIVLGVVSPLGDQGSDIARIAAIAAGLPDTVAGVQENRFCASGLEAVNLAAAKVRSGWEDLILAGGVESMSRVPMGSDGGAWAMDPMTNYETGFAPQGVGADLIATIEGFTRRDVDEFAALSQERAAEAWKDNRFARSVVPVKDRNGLVVLDHDEHMRPGTTADSLAALKPSFAGIGEMGGFDAVALQKYHWVEKIDHVHHAGNSSGIVDGAALVAIGSKEIGERYGLTPRARIVSAAVSGSEPTIMLTGPAPATRKALAKAGLTIDDIDLVEINEAFAGVVLRFARDMGLSLDKINVNGGAIALGHPLGATGAMILGTLIDELERRDQRYGLATLCVGGGMGVATVIERL; this comes from the coding sequence TTGAGTACCGAAGCATTCGTCTACGACGCGATCCGCACCCCGCGCGGCCGCGGCAAGGCCAATGGCGCCCTGCACGGCACCAAGCCGATCGACCTCGTCGTCGGCCTGATCCACGAGATCCGCAGCCGCTTCCCCGGCCTGGACCCGGCCGCCATCGACGACATCGTCCTCGGCGTGGTCAGCCCGCTCGGCGACCAGGGCTCCGACATCGCCCGCATCGCCGCCATCGCGGCCGGCCTCCCGGACACCGTCGCCGGCGTCCAGGAGAACCGCTTCTGTGCCTCTGGCCTGGAAGCCGTCAACCTGGCAGCCGCCAAGGTCCGTTCGGGCTGGGAGGACCTCATCCTCGCGGGCGGCGTCGAGTCGATGTCCCGGGTCCCGATGGGCTCCGACGGCGGCGCGTGGGCGATGGACCCGATGACCAACTACGAGACCGGCTTCGCCCCCCAGGGCGTCGGCGCCGACCTCATCGCGACCATCGAGGGCTTCACCCGCCGCGACGTCGACGAGTTCGCCGCGCTGTCGCAGGAGCGGGCCGCCGAGGCGTGGAAGGACAACCGCTTCGCGCGCTCCGTCGTCCCCGTCAAGGACCGCAACGGCCTCGTCGTCCTCGACCACGACGAGCACATGCGGCCCGGCACCACGGCCGACTCACTCGCCGCGCTCAAGCCGTCGTTCGCGGGCATCGGCGAGATGGGCGGCTTCGACGCCGTCGCGCTGCAGAAGTACCACTGGGTGGAGAAGATCGACCACGTCCACCACGCGGGCAACTCCTCCGGCATCGTCGACGGGGCGGCCCTGGTCGCGATCGGCTCGAAGGAGATCGGGGAGCGCTACGGCCTCACCCCGCGCGCCCGGATCGTCTCCGCCGCCGTCTCCGGCTCCGAGCCCACCATCATGCTCACCGGCCCGGCGCCCGCCACCCGCAAGGCACTCGCCAAGGCCGGGCTCACCATCGACGACATCGACCTCGTCGAGATCAACGAGGCCTTCGCCGGCGTCGTCCTGCGCTTCGCCAGGGACATGGGGCTCTCCCTCGACAAGATCAACGTCAACGGCGGCGCCATCGCGCTCGGCCACCCGCTCGGCGCCACCGGCGCGATGATCCTCGGCACCCTCATCGACGAACTGGAGCGCCGGGACCAGCGCTACGGCCTCGCCACCCTGTGCGTCGGCGGCGGCATGGGCGTCGCCACCGTCATCGAGCGTCTCTGA
- a CDS encoding acyl-CoA dehydrogenase family protein, producing the protein MQRQIFTDEHDAFREAVRTFLAKEVLPHYEQWEQDGIVSREAWRAAGRQGLLGLAVPEEYGGGGNADFRYSAVLAEEFTRAGAAGLALGLHNDIIGPYLTGLGTDEQKRRWLPGFCSGEIITAIAMTEPGAGSDLQGIRTTAEDKGDHWLLNGSKTFISNGILADLVVVVAKTTPQGGAKGLSLIVVERGAEGFERGRNLDKIGQKSQDTAELFFNDVRVPKENLLGELDGAFIHLMTNLAQERMGIAVAGIAAAEHLVEITTEYVKEREAFGRPLSKLQHIRFEIAEMATECAVTRAFLDRCIVDHSQGTLDAVHASMAKWWATELQKRVADRCLQLHGGYGYMTEYRVAKAFTDGRIQTIYGGTTEIMKEIIGRSLLA; encoded by the coding sequence ATGCAGCGGCAGATCTTCACCGACGAGCACGACGCGTTCCGCGAGGCCGTGCGCACCTTCCTGGCCAAGGAGGTGCTCCCGCACTACGAGCAGTGGGAGCAGGACGGCATCGTCTCGCGCGAGGCCTGGCGCGCGGCAGGCCGGCAGGGGCTGCTCGGCCTCGCGGTGCCCGAGGAGTACGGGGGCGGCGGCAACGCCGACTTCCGCTACAGCGCCGTACTGGCCGAGGAGTTCACCCGGGCGGGCGCCGCAGGGCTCGCGCTCGGTCTGCACAACGACATCATCGGCCCCTACCTCACCGGCCTCGGCACCGACGAGCAGAAGCGCCGCTGGCTGCCCGGCTTCTGCAGCGGCGAGATCATCACCGCCATCGCCATGACCGAACCCGGCGCCGGATCCGACCTCCAGGGCATCCGCACCACGGCCGAGGACAAGGGCGACCACTGGCTGCTCAACGGCTCCAAGACCTTCATCTCCAACGGGATCCTCGCCGACCTGGTCGTCGTCGTGGCGAAGACCACCCCGCAGGGCGGTGCGAAGGGCCTCTCGCTGATAGTCGTCGAGCGGGGTGCGGAGGGCTTCGAGCGCGGCCGCAACCTCGACAAGATCGGCCAGAAGTCCCAGGACACCGCCGAGCTGTTCTTCAACGACGTCCGGGTGCCCAAGGAGAACCTCCTCGGTGAGCTCGACGGCGCCTTCATCCACCTGATGACCAACCTCGCCCAGGAACGCATGGGCATAGCGGTCGCCGGGATCGCCGCCGCCGAGCACCTGGTGGAGATCACCACCGAGTACGTCAAGGAGCGCGAAGCCTTCGGGCGCCCGCTCTCCAAGCTCCAGCACATCCGGTTCGAGATCGCGGAGATGGCCACCGAGTGCGCCGTCACCCGCGCCTTCCTCGACCGGTGCATCGTCGACCACTCGCAGGGGACGCTCGACGCCGTGCACGCCTCGATGGCCAAGTGGTGGGCCACCGAACTGCAGAAGCGGGTGGCCGACCGCTGCCTCCAGCTCCACGGCGGCTACGGCTACATGACGGAGTACCGGGTGGCCAAGGCGTTCACCGACGGCCGCATCCAGACCATCTACGGCGGAACGACCGAGATCATGAAGGAGATCATCGGCCGCTCGCTGCTCGCCTGA